A portion of the Thermosediminibacter oceani DSM 16646 genome contains these proteins:
- the flhF gene encoding flagellar biosynthesis protein FlhF: MRIKTYIADNIQEALYKVKSELGKDAIILQTRQIKKGGILGFLSKTKVEVIAACDVNATAKPMSNPVIYSVPKRENSQEKLEDIKNEINEVKDMLKNLYSRGVHIEKPLPDLPSPLGEIYQRLKLMEIDKDLIDKFIDGLKRDFPGENFDENAAKTYLKNQIISIIKPTEPIKFLESEPSKIVFVGPTGVGKTTTIAKLAAFYTLNQGKKVALVTADTYRVGAVEQLKTYGDLLEIPVEVIFEPKEAPILLKKLSGYDLILIDTMGTSPRNKMQIKKIKGLIENIKPTETHMVISATTRTGDIYEILENYKEINYQKLIFTKLDETRTYGLILNAIYSTNCSPSYLTVGQNVPDDIEVASAAKIADLILEGSDR; encoded by the coding sequence AAGCGCTTTACAAAGTAAAAAGTGAGCTTGGAAAAGATGCAATAATTCTTCAGACAAGGCAGATTAAAAAGGGCGGGATTCTGGGATTTCTTTCCAAGACCAAAGTTGAAGTAATAGCCGCCTGTGACGTAAACGCAACGGCAAAACCAATGTCAAACCCCGTGATATACTCGGTACCTAAAAGGGAAAACAGCCAAGAAAAACTGGAAGATATAAAAAACGAGATAAACGAAGTAAAAGATATGCTGAAAAATCTGTACTCCCGAGGTGTACATATAGAAAAACCCTTGCCGGACTTACCGTCACCACTGGGTGAAATATACCAAAGGCTTAAATTGATGGAAATAGATAAGGATTTAATAGATAAGTTTATCGATGGTTTAAAACGAGATTTTCCCGGTGAAAACTTTGACGAAAATGCGGCCAAGACTTATTTAAAAAACCAGATTATATCAATAATAAAGCCCACGGAGCCAATAAAATTTTTGGAAAGCGAACCATCCAAAATCGTGTTTGTAGGTCCGACCGGAGTTGGAAAAACTACCACGATAGCAAAACTCGCTGCTTTTTATACGCTAAACCAGGGAAAAAAAGTTGCCCTAGTTACTGCCGACACTTACCGGGTTGGTGCTGTTGAGCAGCTGAAGACCTATGGGGACCTTCTTGAAATTCCGGTAGAAGTAATATTTGAACCAAAAGAAGCCCCGATTTTATTGAAGAAGCTTTCCGGTTACGACCTAATTTTGATCGACACTATGGGTACAAGCCCCAGGAATAAAATGCAGATCAAAAAAATTAAGGGTTTGATAGAAAATATAAAGCCAACAGAAACCCATATGGTAATAAGTGCTACAACCAGAACAGGGGATATTTACGAAATTCTGGAGAATTACAAGGAAATAAATTATCAAAAACTTATCTTTACCAAACTTGATGAAACCAGAACCTACGGACTAATATTGAATGCTATTTATTCTACAAACTGCAGTCCCTCATACCTTACGGTTGGTCAAAACGTTCCAGACGATATAGAGGTTGCCTCGGCTGCCAAAATAGCAGATCTCATCCTGGAGGGAAGCGATCGATGA
- a CDS encoding MinD/ParA family protein: MNDQASKLRSLEKRRVHQVKVSNSVRVIAVTSGKGGVGKTNFSVNVSIALQEMGKSVLLIDADLGLANVDLLMGLNPKFNLFHVLAGQKSINDIILDGPGGIKIIPGASGLYNLANLSQTEIDGLIKAFNNIDLPLDIIVIDTGAGISKNVMSLVRASKEVVVVTTPEPTSLTDAYAVIKLVHKDVEKIHLVVNKADNFKTAEATAQRLTNASLKFLSTSINYLGFILEDKTVFRSNMEQVPFYVRFPSSLPSKCVMNIGRRLLEGELDFPVREQTVGGWIKKFLSFMRK, translated from the coding sequence ATGAACGATCAGGCCAGTAAACTGCGGAGCTTGGAGAAAAGACGGGTTCATCAGGTAAAGGTTTCAAATTCGGTTAGGGTTATAGCAGTGACCAGTGGTAAGGGTGGAGTGGGAAAAACTAATTTTTCGGTTAACGTATCCATTGCGCTGCAGGAAATGGGTAAGAGCGTCCTATTAATTGACGCCGATCTTGGGCTTGCAAATGTCGATCTTTTAATGGGGCTAAATCCTAAGTTTAACTTATTTCATGTGTTAGCAGGTCAGAAATCTATAAATGACATCATTTTAGATGGACCCGGAGGAATAAAGATAATCCCCGGCGCTTCAGGACTTTATAATCTCGCCAATCTGTCGCAGACCGAAATCGACGGACTGATCAAGGCCTTTAATAATATAGATCTGCCCCTAGATATTATAGTTATCGATACCGGTGCAGGTATATCTAAAAACGTTATGAGCCTCGTCCGCGCTTCGAAAGAGGTTGTTGTGGTAACAACGCCGGAACCCACTTCGTTGACCGATGCATATGCAGTTATCAAATTGGTTCACAAGGATGTCGAAAAAATACATCTTGTCGTCAATAAAGCCGATAATTTCAAAACCGCAGAGGCAACAGCTCAAAGGTTAACGAATGCTTCTTTAAAGTTCTTGAGCACCTCCATAAATTATTTAGGTTTTATACTAGAGGATAAAACGGTTTTTCGTTCAAATATGGAACAAGTCCCTTTTTATGTAAGATTTCCAAGTAGCCTTCCATCGAAATGCGTGATGAATATCGGTAGGAGACTACTTGAGGGTGAACTCGATTTTCCTGTTAGAGAGCAAACGGTCGGGGGCTGGATAAAAAAATTTTTATCATTTATGAGGAAGTAA
- a CDS encoding flagellar brake protein, which yields MKNMHLEVGMKVEIEVIRDDQNITLPTKVEDFDGDRILLGMPFFEGKLFFLKSDELVRIYYAKNSSFYFVKARVVDKKYAPIPIIAVELLGPPEKNQRRGYFRLQVSLNVKIRPEGTENWINAYVIDLSASGAMIYFRKEIEKGQIVEIKLQLDSKELNLKAKVVRITKDPGRRISPYNMGVQFIDIEEHIRDEIIKFVLSEQRKLRKKGCI from the coding sequence ATGAAAAATATGCATTTGGAAGTAGGAATGAAAGTCGAGATCGAGGTAATTAGGGATGATCAGAATATAACACTTCCCACAAAAGTGGAGGATTTTGACGGTGACAGGATTTTGCTGGGAATGCCCTTTTTTGAGGGGAAGCTTTTTTTCCTGAAATCCGATGAGCTTGTCAGAATTTACTACGCAAAAAACTCTAGCTTTTATTTCGTAAAAGCTAGAGTTGTGGACAAAAAATATGCTCCGATTCCGATTATAGCGGTCGAACTGCTGGGACCTCCGGAAAAAAACCAGAGAAGGGGTTATTTCAGGTTACAGGTCTCTTTGAACGTAAAGATTAGACCTGAAGGGACAGAAAACTGGATAAATGCTTATGTAATCGATTTGAGTGCCAGCGGAGCGATGATATATTTCAGAAAGGAAATAGAGAAAGGGCAGATCGTTGAGATAAAATTGCAGCTAGACTCGAAAGAACTCAATTTGAAAGCAAAAGTCGTTAGGATAACCAAAGATCCTGGTAGGCGCATTAGTCCGTATAATATGGGGGTACAATTCATCGATATAGAGGAGCATATAAGGGACGAAATCATAAAATTCGTTTTAAGCGAACAAAGAAAATTACGTAAAAAAGGTTGCATTTAG
- a CDS encoding chemotaxis protein CheA — MDNRYLNVFLEEANEHIQNLNNGLLALESEPSQEILDEIFRSAHTLKGMAGTMGFNKISELTHEMEDLLHEIRNGSLSITNTIIDVLLKCVDMLQEMTEQISKEGWEGETDIRPAIAEIKKVMSNTSNDSKAADESEGKDDTGFNEFELRLMEEAANKNLKTWELHVELEENCLLKSARAFLVFKTLENLGEIIKTKPHIQDIEDEKFDKEFYIYIISSRSEEDLLNAVNSVSELKSVNVREINLGNFQKKLTVARETSSVKESPKETNRIRNTSKTLRVDIERLDNLMNLVSELIIIKTRLEELDNLTEQGQKRKEALEYLERITSNLHDAVMKVRMVPIENVFNRFPRVVRDLSRELNKEVKLVIEGAETELDRTVIDEIGDPLIHLIRNALDHGIETPSERLKKGKPREGTLKLKAFHDGNNVVIEVSDDGRGIDVEKVLKKAQEKNMVDKSQVKKLKEIEILSFLFESGFSTSERVTDISGRGVGLDVVKTKIESLGGSVEIKTAKDEGTTFSIRLPLTLAIIQALMVQLGQEKYAIPLSAIKEIVIIPNTELKKVHKHEVILLRGNVIPVLRLHEMLDIPDNCLKNENLTVVIVKKGEKDVGLIVDSLLGEQEIVIKSLGNFLKNIRFIAGATILGDGQVALILDINALI; from the coding sequence GTGGATAATCGGTACTTGAATGTATTTCTGGAAGAAGCAAATGAACATATTCAGAATCTGAATAATGGTCTTTTAGCTCTCGAGAGCGAGCCAAGCCAGGAAATTTTGGATGAAATTTTCAGGTCAGCTCACACGCTGAAAGGCATGGCGGGTACAATGGGTTTTAATAAAATATCCGAGTTGACCCATGAAATGGAAGACCTGCTGCATGAAATAAGGAACGGAAGTTTATCGATCACAAACACCATTATAGATGTACTCTTGAAGTGCGTAGATATGCTCCAGGAAATGACAGAACAGATTTCTAAAGAAGGATGGGAAGGAGAAACCGACATCCGGCCTGCCATAGCCGAAATAAAAAAAGTTATGTCTAATACGTCTAATGACAGCAAAGCTGCGGACGAGTCGGAAGGAAAAGATGATACAGGTTTTAATGAATTTGAACTTCGACTGATGGAAGAAGCGGCTAATAAAAACTTAAAAACATGGGAATTACACGTGGAACTGGAAGAAAACTGTCTTCTTAAATCCGCACGGGCTTTCCTGGTGTTCAAAACTCTAGAGAATCTGGGAGAAATAATAAAGACAAAACCTCACATTCAAGATATTGAAGACGAAAAATTTGATAAAGAATTTTACATTTACATAATATCTTCCAGATCGGAAGAAGACCTCTTAAATGCGGTTAATTCTGTGTCAGAGTTAAAATCGGTTAATGTAAGGGAAATTAATTTGGGAAATTTCCAGAAAAAGCTGACGGTTGCAAGGGAAACGTCCTCTGTCAAAGAAAGCCCAAAAGAGACAAACAGGATCAGAAATACCAGCAAGACGCTGAGAGTGGATATCGAAAGACTGGATAATCTTATGAACCTTGTCAGCGAGCTTATAATTATAAAAACACGTTTAGAAGAGCTGGATAATTTAACCGAACAGGGGCAAAAAAGAAAAGAAGCCTTAGAATATCTGGAAAGAATAACTTCAAACCTCCACGACGCGGTCATGAAGGTAAGGATGGTACCCATTGAAAATGTTTTTAACCGGTTCCCAAGGGTGGTACGCGATCTGTCAAGAGAACTGAACAAAGAAGTCAAGCTGGTAATTGAGGGTGCTGAAACCGAACTGGACCGGACGGTTATAGATGAAATAGGTGACCCACTGATACATCTGATAAGAAACGCCTTGGATCACGGAATCGAAACGCCATCGGAAAGGTTAAAAAAAGGCAAACCCAGAGAAGGCACATTAAAGTTGAAGGCCTTTCACGACGGCAATAATGTTGTAATAGAGGTATCCGATGACGGGCGCGGCATCGATGTGGAAAAAGTATTGAAAAAAGCCCAGGAAAAAAACATGGTAGATAAATCCCAGGTAAAAAAATTAAAGGAAATTGAAATCCTGAGTTTCCTATTTGAATCCGGATTCAGCACCAGTGAGAGAGTGACGGACATTTCGGGAAGAGGAGTAGGGCTGGATGTTGTCAAGACTAAAATCGAATCCCTGGGTGGTTCTGTAGAAATTAAGACCGCGAAAGATGAGGGTACGACCTTTTCTATACGGCTGCCTTTGACTCTCGCCATAATCCAGGCTCTAATGGTCCAGCTGGGTCAGGAAAAATACGCCATACCTTTGAGTGCAATTAAAGAAATAGTAATTATACCTAATACGGAACTTAAAAAAGTACATAAACACGAAGTGATACTACTGAGGGGAAATGTAATTCCAGTTTTGAGATTGCACGAGATGCTTGACATACCTGATAACTGTCTGAAAAATGAAAATCTCACGGTGGTTATTGTAAAAAAAGGAGAGAAAGACGTAGGATTAATAGTCGACTCTCTGCTGGGAGAACAGGAGATAGTCATTAAGTCACTGGGCAACTTTTTGAAAAACATAAGATTTATAGCCGGCGCTACAATTTTGGGCGACGGTCAGGTTGCACTGATTCTAGATATCAATGCTTTGATTTAA
- a CDS encoding chemotaxis protein CheW has translation MEEVRQFVVFRLGQEEYGVDILQVNTIERMMPITRVPKAPHYVEGVINLRGEIVPVIDLRKRFDLPPLEITGDTRIIIVMVDDLTVGMIVDSATEVIQLPQEAIEPSTSVAGNINSEFLEGVGKLNDRLLIILNLEKILRPGEPQQRAIM, from the coding sequence ATGGAGGAAGTTCGCCAGTTTGTGGTATTTAGACTGGGGCAGGAAGAATATGGGGTGGATATACTGCAGGTGAATACGATCGAGCGGATGATGCCTATAACCAGGGTTCCGAAAGCGCCGCATTATGTGGAAGGAGTTATAAACCTGAGGGGTGAAATAGTTCCGGTAATAGACCTGAGGAAGAGATTCGACCTACCCCCGCTCGAAATTACCGGTGATACGAGAATCATTATAGTTATGGTAGATGATTTAACTGTGGGAATGATTGTGGATTCCGCTACGGAGGTTATACAGCTGCCTCAGGAAGCTATCGAACCCTCAACCTCCGTTGCGGGAAACATCAATTCCGAGTTTTTAGAAGGGGTGGGCAAATTAAACGACAGGCTGCTTATAATATTAAATCTTGAAAAAATATTAAGGCCCGGAGAGCCCCAGCAGAGGGCCATAATGTGA
- a CDS encoding chemotaxis protein CheC yields the protein MFSTFELDALKEVGNIGAGNAATALSMLLSQKVQMKIPEIKVLPFDEVSKSVGGPENLVTGIFLRVEGDLGFNILFIMQAGDTTNLLKIILHESKETLELTAMEESALKEIGNIIASAFIAALSDFTKLALRISVPSLAIDMAGAILSFPLSLYGCMGDTAFLMETEFEEGLDGVKIHFYLIPDDDKSFSTLLKTIGVRSSDGNNSRGDGGI from the coding sequence ATGTTTTCTACTTTTGAGCTGGATGCCCTGAAGGAAGTCGGAAACATAGGGGCTGGAAACGCTGCGACAGCTCTGTCGATGCTGTTATCTCAAAAGGTACAGATGAAAATACCGGAAATAAAGGTGTTACCCTTTGACGAAGTATCAAAATCAGTAGGTGGGCCTGAGAATCTGGTTACTGGGATTTTTTTAAGAGTGGAAGGAGACCTAGGCTTTAATATTTTATTCATTATGCAGGCCGGTGATACAACAAATTTACTAAAAATTATACTCCACGAATCGAAAGAAACGCTGGAACTGACGGCTATGGAAGAATCAGCCTTGAAAGAAATTGGGAACATAATTGCCAGTGCTTTTATAGCAGCTCTCTCCGATTTTACAAAGCTGGCTTTAAGGATTTCTGTACCCAGTCTCGCCATAGATATGGCCGGTGCCATACTGAGTTTTCCCTTAAGCCTTTACGGCTGCATGGGAGACACAGCTTTTTTAATGGAAACCGAATTCGAAGAAGGGCTGGATGGAGTAAAAATTCATTTTTACCTTATACCCGATGATGACAAATCTTTCAGTACACTTTTAAAGACAATTGGAGTGAGATCTTCCGATGGAAATAATTCGCGTGGGGATGGGGGAATATAA
- a CDS encoding chemotaxis protein CheD, with the protein MEIIRVGMGEYKTAKAPALLVSLGLGSCVGVVLYDSTRKIGGLAHVMLPDSSLSSKKDFNPGKFADTAIDLLVAELEKAGANSKKLIAKIAGGAQMFQIKSDNNIMKIGKRNVEAVKKKLAKIKIDIVAEDVEGNYGRTIEFCCDTGKLTVKTIGHGIKIL; encoded by the coding sequence ATGGAAATAATTCGCGTGGGGATGGGGGAATATAAGACGGCCAAAGCACCTGCATTGCTCGTATCTTTAGGGTTGGGATCCTGTGTGGGAGTGGTGTTGTACGACAGTACCAGGAAAATAGGCGGTTTGGCTCATGTAATGCTTCCCGACAGCAGTCTGAGCAGCAAGAAAGATTTTAATCCGGGGAAATTTGCGGATACAGCCATTGATCTGCTTGTCGCAGAACTTGAAAAGGCAGGAGCAAATTCTAAAAAACTCATAGCCAAGATAGCGGGTGGGGCCCAAATGTTCCAAATAAAATCGGACAACAATATCATGAAGATAGGAAAGCGCAACGTAGAAGCAGTTAAGAAGAAACTAGCAAAGATTAAGATAGACATAGTTGCAGAAGACGTCGAAGGAAATTACGGCAGGACCATAGAGTTTTGTTGTGATACGGGCAAGCTGACGGTGAAGACCATAGGCCATGGAATAAAAATACTGTAG
- a CDS encoding FliA/WhiG family RNA polymerase sigma factor, which produces MQEAVRAENLWIEYKNTGDSNLKERLIEEYIPLVKHIAARLAINLPPCVDYDDLVSAGIIGLLQAIERYDVGKGVRFETFAYTRIRGAMLDELRRLNWIPQKTMEKAKLLQDAYSQMEQELNGNVKDEDIARKLNITIAELHQTYKELAATNLVSLEEIFSVAVEDNGEPVSHVEKEEIKRILGEAIDRLPPKEKLVIALYYYEGLNLKEISVVLNLSPARISQLHTKAILRLRGSLSRKRAYFR; this is translated from the coding sequence GTGCAGGAGGCAGTCAGGGCTGAAAATCTCTGGATTGAGTATAAAAATACAGGAGACTCAAATTTGAAGGAAAGACTTATAGAAGAATACATACCTCTTGTAAAGCATATAGCAGCTCGTCTGGCCATAAATTTACCGCCCTGTGTAGATTACGATGACCTGGTGAGTGCCGGTATCATCGGGCTTCTACAAGCCATTGAACGCTATGACGTCGGAAAAGGAGTGAGATTTGAGACCTTTGCTTATACCAGGATCAGAGGGGCGATGCTTGATGAGTTACGCAGGTTAAATTGGATACCTCAAAAAACTATGGAGAAAGCTAAGCTTTTACAAGATGCCTATTCTCAAATGGAACAGGAATTGAATGGAAATGTAAAAGATGAGGATATCGCAAGAAAGTTGAACATTACCATAGCTGAACTTCACCAGACTTATAAAGAATTAGCTGCGACAAATTTAGTTTCTCTTGAGGAAATATTTTCGGTTGCGGTCGAAGATAATGGTGAGCCTGTATCTCATGTCGAAAAAGAAGAGATAAAAAGAATACTAGGGGAAGCAATCGATAGACTTCCACCCAAGGAAAAACTGGTAATCGCCCTTTACTATTACGAGGGTCTGAATTTAAAAGAAATATCCGTTGTCCTTAATCTGTCACCGGCCCGGATCTCACAACTCCATACCAAAGCCATTTTGAGGTTAAGGGGTAGTCTGAGTAGGAAAAGAGCTTATTTCCGGTAA
- a CDS encoding DUF342 domain-containing protein, which translates to MEKSHASVGGSVGYTKEDNINSQINIEISKDEMSAVISLSPPKGGEMLGLEDIISELNKKGIKYGIDVEKIKEMLDKGIFGSRIQVAKGLEPKAGRDGEIKYYFEVHKNLKPKIAEDGRVDFRDLGFITNVAKGQLLAEIIPPEKGVPGKTVTGKTLPAKDGKEVKFRTGKNVILSEDKSKIFSGIDGHPVIFDGQISVLPVMEIRGDVGPATGNIDFVGGVKIYGNIKSGYKVKAKGDVEVEGYVESAEIISGGTVLLKRGIQGMGKGFVKAAQDVVAKYIENSTVEAGQNIIVYEAIMHSYISAGNRIEVTGKKGQLVGGSAKAGEEIIAKIIGSPMATYTEVEVGINPSHKKKLQEINENLEYIKSSLEKIKKAVEVLEKLRNKESLTPDKIQMLKKLKDSEAMLRHQQEDLIKEKEKLQYIIKSSVKAKVSAYNAIYPGVNIVIGNASMKLKDKVEHATFYNHEGQIKFGTYEGR; encoded by the coding sequence GTGGAAAAATCCCATGCGAGTGTCGGCGGATCCGTTGGTTATACCAAAGAGGATAACATTAACTCCCAGATAAACATCGAGATATCAAAGGACGAGATGAGTGCAGTAATCTCTTTGTCGCCGCCAAAAGGCGGGGAAATGCTAGGTCTGGAGGATATCATATCTGAATTGAACAAAAAGGGTATTAAATATGGAATAGACGTAGAAAAAATAAAGGAGATGCTGGATAAGGGTATATTTGGCAGCCGGATCCAGGTTGCAAAAGGATTGGAACCAAAAGCGGGAAGAGATGGAGAAATTAAGTATTATTTTGAAGTGCATAAAAATTTAAAGCCTAAAATTGCCGAAGACGGCAGGGTTGATTTTCGAGATCTCGGTTTTATCACGAATGTAGCAAAAGGGCAGTTGCTAGCAGAAATAATCCCCCCTGAAAAAGGTGTACCGGGCAAGACAGTAACGGGAAAAACGCTGCCTGCAAAAGACGGGAAAGAGGTCAAATTCCGAACAGGAAAGAATGTAATTTTGTCCGAAGATAAAAGTAAGATTTTTTCCGGAATTGATGGGCATCCTGTAATATTTGACGGACAGATAAGCGTCTTACCTGTAATGGAGATAAGAGGAGATGTAGGGCCTGCTACCGGAAATATAGATTTCGTAGGTGGCGTAAAGATTTATGGAAATATAAAGAGTGGATACAAAGTAAAAGCCAAAGGTGACGTAGAGGTGGAAGGCTACGTCGAATCCGCTGAAATAATATCGGGTGGGACAGTTTTATTAAAAAGAGGAATACAGGGCATGGGTAAAGGCTTTGTTAAAGCCGCACAGGATGTTGTGGCAAAGTATATAGAAAACAGCACAGTCGAGGCCGGGCAAAATATTATCGTCTACGAGGCGATAATGCACAGCTATATTTCAGCAGGGAACAGGATAGAAGTAACCGGTAAAAAAGGCCAGCTGGTCGGCGGCAGTGCAAAAGCCGGGGAAGAAATTATTGCAAAAATCATAGGCTCCCCAATGGCTACATATACTGAAGTTGAAGTAGGTATAAACCCGAGTCACAAAAAAAAGCTTCAGGAAATTAATGAAAACCTAGAATATATAAAAAGCAGCCTTGAAAAAATAAAGAAAGCGGTTGAAGTGTTAGAAAAGCTGAGAAATAAAGAATCGTTAACACCAGATAAAATTCAAATGTTGAAAAAGCTGAAAGACTCAGAAGCAATGCTCCGGCATCAGCAGGAGGATCTCATTAAAGAGAAAGAAAAACTCCAGTATATTATTAAAAGTTCGGTGAAAGCTAAAGTTTCGGCTTATAACGCCATTTATCCCGGTGTGAATATTGTTATCGGCAACGCGAGTATGAAATTGAAAGATAAGGTTGAACACGCTACTTTTTACAATCATGAAGGTCAGATAAAATTCGGAACGTACGAAGGCAGGTGA
- a CDS encoding IS1182 family transposase, with protein sequence MLTKKNREIIEQVELVSIDSLVPQDHLLRAVEESIDFNFIYDEVKDLYSENTGRPSIDPVVLIKLLMLQALYGIRSMRQTIREVEVNVAYRWFLGYGLQEKIPHFSTFGKNYERRFKESDLFEKIFERVLMEAIECGFVKTDAVFIDATHIKASANKNKYIEKVAKQRTQKYKEELLKEINAEREANGKKPFEEEDDDDDNNKGENSSKKVRVSTTDPESGMFQKGEKERCFAYTASVACDRNNFVLGVKIAPGNVHDSQVFSDLFQEVNDKFSKIEAVVVDAGYKTPGICREIIEAGALPVMPYKRPMTKDGYFKKREYVYDEYYDCYICPNNQILEYSTTNRAGYREYRSNPQICCKCPMRLQCTKSKNYTKIITRHIWEHYIEIAEDIRHTQWGKELYKMRGQTIERVFADAKEKHGMRYTNLRGLRKVGHYLTLLFACMNLKKLALWKKRRGTFPPTVPALHSFFLKIFFAFNKKPLLGYAS encoded by the coding sequence ATGTTAACGAAGAAAAATCGAGAAATAATAGAGCAGGTAGAATTAGTAAGCATCGATAGCTTAGTACCTCAAGACCATCTCCTTAGGGCAGTAGAAGAAAGCATCGACTTTAATTTCATTTATGATGAAGTAAAAGACCTATATAGCGAAAATACAGGAAGACCTAGTATTGACCCGGTAGTGTTAATTAAGCTACTCATGCTCCAAGCATTGTATGGAATCCGCTCCATGCGCCAAACCATCAGAGAAGTAGAAGTCAATGTAGCTTACCGTTGGTTTTTAGGCTATGGATTACAAGAAAAAATACCTCACTTTTCAACTTTTGGAAAAAACTATGAACGGCGGTTTAAGGAAAGTGATCTATTTGAAAAGATATTCGAGCGGGTGTTGATGGAAGCAATAGAATGCGGGTTTGTTAAAACAGATGCAGTATTTATCGATGCTACTCACATAAAAGCCAGTGCCAATAAGAATAAATATATCGAGAAAGTCGCTAAGCAACGGACTCAAAAATATAAGGAAGAACTTTTAAAAGAAATCAACGCCGAACGGGAAGCAAACGGTAAAAAGCCCTTTGAAGAAGAAGATGATGATGACGATAACAACAAAGGAGAAAATAGCTCTAAAAAAGTCAGGGTAAGCACCACAGATCCTGAAAGTGGGATGTTTCAAAAAGGGGAAAAAGAGCGCTGCTTTGCCTACACAGCTTCTGTAGCCTGTGACCGGAACAACTTTGTCCTTGGTGTCAAAATAGCACCTGGAAATGTTCATGACAGCCAGGTATTCTCCGATTTATTTCAAGAAGTAAACGATAAATTTTCTAAAATAGAGGCGGTAGTGGTTGATGCAGGCTACAAAACCCCCGGGATATGCAGAGAAATCATTGAGGCAGGAGCGCTTCCCGTTATGCCCTACAAGAGGCCGATGACCAAAGATGGTTACTTTAAAAAACGCGAATACGTCTATGACGAATATTATGATTGTTACATATGCCCCAACAACCAAATATTAGAATACAGCACCACCAACCGGGCGGGATACCGGGAATATAGGAGCAACCCCCAAATATGCTGTAAATGTCCCATGCGCCTACAGTGCACCAAAAGTAAAAATTACACAAAAATCATAACTCGGCATATATGGGAGCATTACATAGAAATAGCGGAAGATATAAGACACACCCAATGGGGTAAAGAACTATACAAAATGCGCGGCCAGACCATCGAGCGGGTATTTGCCGATGCGAAGGAAAAGCATGGCATGCGCTATACAAATCTACGAGGCTTGAGGAAAGTTGGACATTACCTCACGCTTCTTTTCGCATGCATGAATTTAAAAAAGCTGGCTTTATGGAAGAAAAGACGGGGAACGTTTCCGCCAACAGTCCCCGCTTTACATTCGTTTTTCTTAAAAATTTTCTTCGCCTTCAACAAAAAGCCGCTTTTAGGTTATGCATCCTAA
- a CDS encoding RrF2 family transcriptional regulator, with protein MKLSTKGRYGLKAMFDLAINYGEGPIPLKSIADRQNISEHYLEQLIMILRKAGLVKSVRGAQGGYMLAKKPAEITVGDVLRVLEGPIGLVDCVLEQDPLECDKAENCIMRIVWEKIRDSMIAAMDSITLQDMCNEAEKRKAESQNYMYYI; from the coding sequence TTGAAACTATCTACAAAAGGTCGGTATGGACTTAAAGCCATGTTTGACCTGGCTATCAATTACGGTGAAGGTCCCATCCCCCTAAAAAGCATAGCTGATCGGCAGAATATATCCGAGCATTATCTGGAACAGCTCATAATGATTTTAAGGAAGGCCGGGCTCGTAAAAAGCGTCCGGGGTGCTCAGGGTGGGTATATGCTGGCCAAAAAGCCGGCGGAAATTACCGTAGGCGACGTACTTAGGGTTCTTGAAGGACCTATCGGACTTGTGGACTGCGTACTGGAACAGGACCCGCTGGAATGTGATAAAGCCGAAAACTGTATAATGCGCATTGTATGGGAGAAAATAAGAGACAGTATGATTGCTGCTATGGATTCAATAACGCTCCAGGATATGTGTAACGAAGCCGAGAAGCGCAAAGCAGAGTCGCAAAATTACATGTATTATATTTAA